Sequence from the Mycoplasma cottewii genome:
ATTCAATAATCTTGACCTTGTTTTCCTAGTCCGAATAAATGTTTTGCACTAGGAGCTTCGGTTGAATCACCTGGTTTAATTAATGGAACAGCTACTTGACCTCATGATATAACTATTGACATTATCATTAAAAGAACTAATAAGCTTATACAAATAATAAATACTTTACTTTTTAATAAAATTTTACCTACAGCTTTTCAATAACTATAAGGTTTTGTTGCGATTGATTCTAATCCTTTTTCTTGAAAACCAACATGATCAAACAACTCTTGATCAATTTCTATTAAACTTATTCCGTTTTTCAACTCGAAAGATTGGTGTTGTTCTGCTGTAAAACTAGAATAAATGTCTTTTGATTTTTGTTTTTTAGTTTGCATAATTACCAATCCTTTCTATTTCTTAGTTAAGCTAACTCTTGGATCTAATCAAACATAAATTAAGTCTGATAATAATGAGGCAAATATTGTTGCAAATGAAGATAATACTGTAAATCCTAAGAATACGAAAAAGTCATTTCCACCAGCTGATTTAATAATGTATTGTCCCATTCCAGGAATAGATCATTGAGTTTCAGTTAAGATTGATGATCCAAACATAGTTAAAATAATTTGACTTGGTATTGTTCTAATAGTTCTTATTCCTGAGTTTCTAAAAATATGTAAGTAGTAAGCTCTTTTTGTACTCATACCTTTTGAAAGAGTGAATTTTACATAATCTGCAGTCATTTCTTCTATTACATATCTTCTTGTGTATGATGCAACAATTGGTATGTTAATAATTACCATTGTTATGATCGGTCAGAATTTTGTAGCAAATGTTCCTGTGTTGTAAAGTCCAGAACTTCCTAAAATTGAAACTGAGAAAATGAATACAACTAAAACAATAACTAATGAAGGTAATGCAACTAGAAATGCTGAAGCAGCACTGAATAAATTATCAAATGATCTGTTTTTCTTTTTAGCTTGTTGAATACCAATTAAAATACCTAAAGTGTTAGCGATTAAAATTGCAATTGATCCAAAAGCAAATGAATAAGGCATTGCAGCTTTAAATAAATTGAAAACATCTGATGTTTCTTCAGCGATTGATGGACTTGAAACAACTCCTAAATATACAAATCTAGTTTCATAAATTTGTGTTGCGGTTAAGTTTCCAAAATCATCAACTCCATATTCAGCACTAACTAAAATATGTTTAGGTATAAATGGAATGATATTTTTTAAATAATTTAAAACTTGTTCTCAGAACGGACCATACACTCCAAATTTTTTCATTCTATCAATTAAAAGTTCATCTAAAGCTTTTTTTGATAAACCTAATTTTTCATAGTTTGCAGGTAAGTATTTTTCATCAGGAGTAATCGCTCTTGTGATTGCATAAAGTAAAACAATAGCAATTAATAAAGTAATTAATCCATAAACGATTCTTTTAAATGAATAACCATATAAAGGATGTCTTACAAAAAACTTATAAATATTAGCATTTAGATCGCTATATCAATATTTAATAGTTGTTAGTTTACTTATCTTTTCATGATTATCTAACTCAGAAGACAAATCAAAATCTTCTGATAATAGATCAGTTTTAAAATCTATTTTTTCATCATAAATAATAGTTTTGTTATTTTTCATGCTAGATTCCTTTCTATTATTTTTGTGTTTTGTGTTTAAAGTTAACTATTTTAACTTATTTCTTATTCTAATAAGAATAACACTTCAAAATAAAATAGTCAAAAAATAAACAATAAAAATTTTCAAATTTATAAGTATATATTTTTATTAAAATACTATTAATTAATTATAAAATATTAGGTGAAATTATTCATTAAAACTGATTGATTTAATTTAAAAATATAGAATAATTTTTTTAATATAAAATTAATAAATAAAAGGAATGAATTATGAAAAAATCTGAAGAACTAAAACAACATAGAATAAAAGATAATATAGCTTACAATCAAGAAGTTGATCAAAAAATAAAAAGTGTTTATGATTCTAGAAATTATTCAGCAAAAGTTTTTGAATATAATCAGAAAAAAGCATTGAAATGACAAGGTTGATTAATTGTATTAGCTATTTTTATTGTTACGTGTTTATTATCTGTTTTATTTGGTTATTTAACTTTAAATATAAAGAATACAACATTTAATAAATGAAAAGGTATTACTTGATTTTCTATTATTATTGGTGCAATTTTACTTTTAATTAGTATTGTAATTGGATATTTAAGAAATAAACATGCGATGTGATTTTTTAATGATAGAAGAAGACGTTATCAAAAAACATTAGAAGATGAAGAAGCTAGACTAATTAGACTTAGAAAAATCTTTTTAATAAGTTCAATTTTAATATTTATTTTTTCACTTATTTTATATCTTATTTTTAAAATTTAAATCTATAAATTATGTGTATTACTTATTAATTATTGTTTGATAGAATTAAATATAGTTACAATAAAACATTTTCAAAGGAGAAACAAAATGAAGAAATTATCTACAAATCAAATAAGACAAATGTGATTAGATTTCTTTAAATCAAAAGATCATTATTTTTTAGAACCAGTTTCATTAATACCTGTTGATGATCCTTCTTTACTATGAATTAATTCGGGAGTTGCTACTTTAAAACCTTATTTTGATGGAAGAAAAACACCTCCTGCTGTTAGACTTACTAACTCACAAAAATCAATTAGAACAAATGATATTGAAAATGTAGGAGTTACTGCACGTCACCACACTATGTTTGAAATGTTAGGTAATTTTTCTATCGGAGATTTCTTCAAAAAAGAAGCTATTCATTTTGCTTGAGAATTATTAACTTCAGATAAATGATTTGCTATGCCAAAAGATAAATTATATATAACAGTATTTAATGAAGATGATGAAGCTTATAGAATTTGAACTGAAGAAATTGGAATTGAAAAAGATCATATTTTCAGTTTGTCAAGAGATACTAATTTCTGAGATGTAGGACAAGGACCTTGTGGACCAAATACTGAGATATTTTTTGATCGTGGTGAAAAATGAGATCCAGAAAAAATTGGACCAAGGTTAATTAGTGATGATATTGAAAATGATAGATATATTGAAGTTTGAAACATTGTATTTTCACAATTTAATAATGATGGAAATAATAATTATGCTGAATTACCTAGAAAAAATATCGATACTGGTGCAGGACTAGAAAGATTATCATCAATTTTCCAAGATACACCAACTAACTTTGAAACTGATATTTTCTGACCAACTATTCAAAAAGTTGAAACTATGTGTGATCAGAAATTTAAATATTCATTTGATAATTACTTCAACCCAACAAGTGAACAAACAAGAATTAATACAGCATTTAAAGTAATTGCAGATCATATTAGAGCATGTACTTTTGCTATTAGTGATGGAGTGTTTCCAGGAAATAAAGATAGAGCATACATTATTAGACGTTTAATTAGAAGAAGTTCAGTATTTGGAAGAGAATTAGGAATAACTGATGCATTCTTATACAAATTAGTTGATTCAGTAGTGTTTGCTATGAAAGAATTCTATCCTTATTTAGAAGAAAAACAAACATTAGTAGAACAAACAATTAAAGCTGAAGAAGAAAAATTCTTAAAAACATTATCTAAAGGTTATGAATTATTAGAAGAAATTATCAAATCTGAAAATAAAGTTACTGCTAAAAATGCTTTATTATTATTTGAATCATATGGTTTTCCAATTGAACAAACTTTAGAAATTTCTCAACAACATAATGTTGAAGTAGATATTAAAGGATTTGAAGAACTTTTAGAACAAGCTAAAGAAACTGCTAGAAGTAGTAGAAAAGATTCAAAAGCTTGAGATAAACAAAATGAATTATTTACTAAACTTGATGTTAAATCAGAATTTACAGGTTGAGAAGAAACATCAAGAAGTGATGCAAAAATTGTTTATATGTTCGCTGATCAAAAACAAATTGATTCAGTTACAGATTCAGAAGCATATATAATTTTAGATAAAACTCCATTTTATGCTGAAAAAGGTGGACAAGCAGCTGATACTGGTATTATTTCAAATGATAATGCAAATGCTGTTGTAGTTGATGTTCAACAAGGACCAAAACACCAAAACATTCATAGAGTTAAAGTTTCAGGAACATTAAAAGTTGGAGATATCGTTAATGCTACAGTTGATGAAGACAAACGTTTCTATACTATGAAAAACCACTCAGGAACTCACATGATTCATGCTGCTTTAAGAGAAGTTTTAGGAAACAGTGTAATGCAATCAGGATCATATAATGATGAACACGGTTTGCGTATGGACTTTACTTTTAATAGATTAGCAACAAGTGATGAATTACATAAAGCTGAAGAACTAGTATTACAAAAAATTAGTGAACACATTAATAGAGAAACTTATTTCTGTAGTTTAGAAGATTCAATTAATAAATATAATGCATTAGCCTTCTTTACTGAAAAATATGATGAAATTGTAAGAGTTGTTAAATTCGGAGACTTTTCTTCAGAATTATGTGGTGGAACTCACGTAGATAATACAAGCGATATTGAAGATTTCATTATTACAGGGTTAGAATCAAAAGGTAGTGGTTTATATAGAATTAAAGCATTAACTTCAAATAAAGCTGTAAGTGAATATTTAAATGAACAATTTAAATTAGTTAAAGATGAAGTTGAAAATGTGATTGAAAAATACAACCAACATAAAGCTGTATTAGAAAATCAAGAAATTGAAAAAACTTATTCAGAAATTAAAAATTTAACTATTACAAAACAAAATTTAGTTGTAATAAAATCAATGCTATCTAAGTTAAAAGATTTATACAAAGATTATGACAAAAAAGTTAATGATCTATTAACTGCTTCTAAACTATCACAATTTAACGATTTAAAACCAGAATTAAACAAAGATGGTGTTAATGAAATTAGATTATTCACTAAAGACTTAACTATCAAAGATTTAAAACAATTAGCTGATGAGTTAAGAAATAAATTTAAAGATTTAATTGTAATATTAGCTAGTCAGACAGGTGAAACTAACTTTATAGTTGTTGCTGTAAGTGAAAGTTTACAATCAAAATATAAAGCAATTGATATATTTAATAACCTTGAAGGATTAGAAACTAAGGGTGGAGGAAACTCAAACCTTGCTCAAGGAAAATATACTAAAAAATAATTATTAAAAACACTACTTTAAAAGTAGTGTTTTTGTTTTGTAATATATTTATGCTTAAAGTGGGAAAGGTAGGTTTTTTCTAGACATTATTTTTATGCTTAAAGTGGGAAAGGTAGGTGTTTTCTAGACATTGTTTTTATGCTTAAAGTGGGAAAGGTACATCTAATTTACCAACACTTTTACCAACATGTGTTTGTAAATTTAATGAAAATTTAATAAATCAAGCATTCGTACACTTGTATAATATGTTTTACTGAAATATTGAATAAATTTTAAAATTAAAAAAGCTTGGAAATTCCAAGCTAGCTTATTTTCTTTATGGTGGAGATGGCGAGAATCGAACTCGCGTCCAAAATACACTTACATATACTTTCTACAGTTTAGTTAATTTTATAATTTAACAGATAACTAAAATTAACAAAAGATTAAATGTCATTTGCAATTAGAATTCGGATATATTTATCGCAATCATACATCCTATTAGACTAGGGTAATACGGTTATAGATAAAGCCTAAACTACCTA
This genomic interval carries:
- the oppB gene encoding oligopeptide ABC transporter permease OppB; protein product: MKNNKTIIYDEKIDFKTDLLSEDFDLSSELDNHEKISKLTTIKYWYSDLNANIYKFFVRHPLYGYSFKRIVYGLITLLIAIVLLYAITRAITPDEKYLPANYEKLGLSKKALDELLIDRMKKFGVYGPFWEQVLNYLKNIIPFIPKHILVSAEYGVDDFGNLTATQIYETRFVYLGVVSSPSIAEETSDVFNLFKAAMPYSFAFGSIAILIANTLGILIGIQQAKKKNRSFDNLFSAASAFLVALPSLVIVLVVFIFSVSILGSSGLYNTGTFATKFWPIITMVIINIPIVASYTRRYVIEEMTADYVKFTLSKGMSTKRAYYLHIFRNSGIRTIRTIPSQIILTMFGSSILTETQWSIPGMGQYIIKSAGGNDFFVFLGFTVLSSFATIFASLLSDLIYVWLDPRVSLTKK
- the alaS gene encoding alanine--tRNA ligase; the protein is MKKLSTNQIRQMWLDFFKSKDHYFLEPVSLIPVDDPSLLWINSGVATLKPYFDGRKTPPAVRLTNSQKSIRTNDIENVGVTARHHTMFEMLGNFSIGDFFKKEAIHFAWELLTSDKWFAMPKDKLYITVFNEDDEAYRIWTEEIGIEKDHIFSLSRDTNFWDVGQGPCGPNTEIFFDRGEKWDPEKIGPRLISDDIENDRYIEVWNIVFSQFNNDGNNNYAELPRKNIDTGAGLERLSSIFQDTPTNFETDIFWPTIQKVETMCDQKFKYSFDNYFNPTSEQTRINTAFKVIADHIRACTFAISDGVFPGNKDRAYIIRRLIRRSSVFGRELGITDAFLYKLVDSVVFAMKEFYPYLEEKQTLVEQTIKAEEEKFLKTLSKGYELLEEIIKSENKVTAKNALLLFESYGFPIEQTLEISQQHNVEVDIKGFEELLEQAKETARSSRKDSKAWDKQNELFTKLDVKSEFTGWEETSRSDAKIVYMFADQKQIDSVTDSEAYIILDKTPFYAEKGGQAADTGIISNDNANAVVVDVQQGPKHQNIHRVKVSGTLKVGDIVNATVDEDKRFYTMKNHSGTHMIHAALREVLGNSVMQSGSYNDEHGLRMDFTFNRLATSDELHKAEELVLQKISEHINRETYFCSLEDSINKYNALAFFTEKYDEIVRVVKFGDFSSELCGGTHVDNTSDIEDFIITGLESKGSGLYRIKALTSNKAVSEYLNEQFKLVKDEVENVIEKYNQHKAVLENQEIEKTYSEIKNLTITKQNLVVIKSMLSKLKDLYKDYDKKVNDLLTASKLSQFNDLKPELNKDGVNEIRLFTKDLTIKDLKQLADELRNKFKDLIVILASQTGETNFIVVAVSESLQSKYKAIDIFNNLEGLETKGGGNSNLAQGKYTKK